GCGACCGGAACCGCTACGGCACCAAAGCGGCCAACCTCGGGGAACTCCACCACGTACTGCGCCACGGATCGGGCCGGCTGACCGGCTACTACTCCGTGCCCCGCCCGCCCCGGGCCGACCTGCTCGGTCACCTGGCCGCCCGGCTGGGGATGCCCGACGACGGCGATCTCGCCCAGCACGCGGGCGAGTTCCTGACCCGGCACGTCCAGGCGCCGACAGGCATAGCCGTCCCCTTCTCCGTCCAACAGCGCTTTTTGGACTCCTCGTCGGCCGTGCAACAGAGCATCGGCAAGCTGAAGATGGCCCTGGAGCTGGACTCCATGGACGCCGTGGACACGGTCTGCCTCCAATTGCAGCACTTGGTGCGCACCCTCCCGGTGCCCGAGGACCTGGTGCGCGCCCTGGACACGCAGCTGGTCGAGCATCTGGCGGGCACGGGCCGCTTCGCCGTGCGGTCCTCCTCGAACGCCGAGGACCTGCCGGGCTTCTCCGCGGCCGGGATCTACGAGTCCCACACCAAGGTCACCGATCTGCCGGGGCTGCTGGACGCCATCCGCCAAGTGTGGGCCTCGTTGCTCTCCCCGCGCAGCGTGCGGCTGCGCCATCAAGCCGGAATCTCTCTGGACGACACCTACATGGGAGTAATCGTCCAGCGCTTCGAGCCGTCCCCGCTCGGAGGCGTCATGGTCACCTGCAATCCCACCAACCGGGCCGACTTCCGCAACGTGTACCTCAACTGCGCGCACGGGTCCACGGCTGATGTCGTCGACGGCCGGACGATGCCCCTGCAGTACCTGTACAACACGGTCGAGGGCGGCGGCCGCACGATCTCGCTCGGCGCGGCCACCGAGGACCTGGCGCAGGACACGCGAGCCCACCTGGGTCGGCTGGCGCTGGCGGGCCGCCTGCTCCAGTCCCATTTCGCCACGGACTACACCTTTGCGGGGCCGCTCGACATCGAATGGCTGCTCGGGCCGGGAGGCGCGCTCCACATCCTCCAGCTACGCCCGTACAGCGCCTGACCCGTCGGCACTTCCCCGCGTACTGTCCCACCCGAAGGTCGCCCATGCCCATCTCCCTGCGCACGCGCGTGAAACGCCGCGTCCGTCCGCCCGCCGCGGTGCTCCGCGTGATCCGACTCAACAACGGGTTCCAGCTGTTGTTCAACCTGCTGTGGTGGATGCCGGTCTTCTACCAGTACCAGAAGCAGGCGGGCCTGTCGGACAGCCAGATCTTCGGCATCCAGAGCGTCTACTACGTGGCGTTCTGCCTGCTGGAGATACCCACCGGCTTCATCGCCGACCGCATCGGACAGCGCCGCTGCATGCAGCTCGGGGCGGCCGCGATGACCGCGGCGAACCTGCTCCCGGTCTTCTCGCCGTCCTTCGTGGGCTTCATGGCGCACTTCCTGGCCATCGCCGCCGCCCGCTCGCTGGTATCCGGGGCCTCCAGCGCCTACCTGTACGAGTACCTGCACGAGCACGCCGCGGACGATCACTACGTACAGGCCGAGGGCACCGCCCGCGCGCTCGGCCTCTGGGCGAAGATCGCCTGCTGGCCACTGGTCGGCGTCCTGATGCACGTCCGGCACGAGGCCCCCTACGTACTGACCGCGCTCTCCACGCTCGGTTCGCTGGCCTGCGCCGCGGCCCTCCCGGCGATCGCGGCGCCCCGCGGGGGCGGTCACCCGCCCGCGGAGCGCGTCGGGCTCCTCGATTCGGCCCGCCAGGCCGCGAAGGTGCTCGGAACGTCACGGTCCCTCGGGCCTTTGATGGTGCAGGGCGTGGCCGTGTTCACGCTCGCCCGCATCTGCCAGGTCAACCTCTTCCAACCGCTGCTCCTCGAAAAGGACCTCCCCGTCGCCGACCACGGAGCGGTTCTGTCGGCGATGACGGTCGCCGAGGCCGTTGGTGCGGCCAGAACCGGGTGGTTGCGCAGCAGACTGTCCGACACCACCGTGGTGAGCGTCCTCAGCGTGGTCATGGCACTCACGCTGGCGGCCACCACGCTGTCGGGAGGCCTGGGCACGATCCTGTGGCTGTGCGTGTTCGCCGCCGCGGTGGGCCTTGCGTACCCGGTGCAACGCAACCTGATCAACGCGGCCATCCCGCCGACCCCCTACCGGGCGACCCTGCTCTCGGTGGAGTCCATCATCGACCGCGGCGTGTGCGCGCTGGTGGCGCTGGCCGTCGGTGCCTACCTGGCGGCGGACCGCCTCGACGCGCTCCTCGTGCACGCGGCGGCGGGCACCTGTCTGCTGCTGCTCGTCGTGGGCGTCGTCCTGGGGCGGCTGCGTCGGGGCGGGGTGCGGCCGGCCGCAGGTCAGCCCTGATACGGCGGGACGGCCGCGCGCGGCGGCCAGACCCTGGTGTCGAGGATGCCGAGGGTGTAGGCGCGCGCCACCAGAGCCGGGGCGCGAGTCCGCGTCGAGTGCGACGCGCAGCTGGCACCCGTGGTAGTCCAGGGCCTGGCGCGACAGACCCAGGTCGGTGGCGATGGCTCCGTTGGACCGGCCGCCCTCCATGAGGGAGAGGACCCGCAGTTGCACGGGGCTGACCTGGACTGTGGCGCCGAACTCGACGCTGGGCGAGGAAGGCGCGGATATCGGCCGGGCGGTGCGCCACTCCGATGGCGACGTCGTCATAGCGGACGCGACGCCAGCCCTGCTGGTCAGGCGGGTGGAGGACCAGCTTGGCGGACATGGGGCCCAGCCTCTGTCGCACCCACCGCGTCGGCATCCCTTGGCATCCGAACGGGTGACCTCGCCCGCGCGCCGATCGCCCAAGAGTGGCGCCCGTCTGCGGTAGGCCCACGGCAAAGCGTCCGCCGTGACTCTGCTGCGCACCCAAGAAGCACCCGGAAATCGTCCCGCCTCTGCCTCCGTGAGGTCCGGGAGTGCCGGCCAACGGATGAACCGATCAGCTGGAGGCGAGTACGGAGTCGTCGAGGGTGCCCGTGCCAGGCAGGTGGTGACGAGCGGCGATCAGGGCAGCGTGCACGTCCGTCGTACCGGTGGCCACACACAGGGCTCGCTCGACATCTTCGATCTCCTTACGCACGGGCGAGTCGCCTTCTGCGGCATCAAGTACGGACAGTGCCCAGTATCGGTCGACGAGGCCGGGGAGCACGGCCGGGTGAGCCATCAACATGGGTGGTTGCCTTTCGCCAGGGGATCGATCAGATGGCCGTCGCATACCCCGTCGATCACCTTCGAACCCGGGCCTGCTGGTCGGCGGCACCTCACAACCACCGTCACCAACAGGTGGTCCCCGCCACACCGGGCTTCGCGCCGCTGTCGCCAGATCGTCTCGAGTCGGGTGTGAAGGACCGTTCCATGGGCATGACTCGTTCCCGCCCCGCCTCCCGCGTCCGGGGTGTCGGTCCTTCTTCGGCTGACTCAGAGCGATCTACCTCCTCCGGAAACACGTAGTTCAGCGCACCCGTCCAAGTGCTTTCAGCGGCACCGGCGGAAGTTGCGGAGCGGGGATCGGAGGGCCGTCGTAGCCCTTCACTTCGCCGTCGCGGGTGCCCTCCATCCAGTCCTGGCGGGCCTGTACGGTCTCCTCATCGCTGCGCCCAATCCAGTTGTTCCAGACCAACAGGTCCGGGCCTTCACCAACTGGGCGCCCGACAAAGACCGACATCCGGCCCAGGTCGGTGAACATGCTCCGACCACCAGAGACGGTTCGGCGAGAGAATGGACGCGATCGGCAACAACTGCTGACCGTCGGCGCGTCCGGTCGGGAGCTCCCCCGGCAGGGCGGCCCCACTCCCCCGTCGCAGCGTGCGTTTCAGCGGCGGTGTGCGCAGGTCCAAGCCCCCATGCCCTGGATCTCGGCGAGTCTCCTCGCCGTCGCGATCTGCTCCGCCTTTGTGGCGAGGTCCGCGCGTGGTGCGTACTTGCGGCCTCCTGCCGCGTTCCAGCTCGACTGGGTGAACTGCAATCCGCCGTAGTGGCCGTTGCCGGTGTTCGCCCGCCAGTTTCCGCCGGATTCACACCGTGCGATGGCGTCCCAGTCACGGTTCGGTTCGGAGTGGACCGCAGCGGCGTT
The Streptomyces sp. NBC_01296 DNA segment above includes these coding regions:
- a CDS encoding MFS transporter codes for the protein MPISLRTRVKRRVRPPAAVLRVIRLNNGFQLLFNLLWWMPVFYQYQKQAGLSDSQIFGIQSVYYVAFCLLEIPTGFIADRIGQRRCMQLGAAAMTAANLLPVFSPSFVGFMAHFLAIAAARSLVSGASSAYLYEYLHEHAADDHYVQAEGTARALGLWAKIACWPLVGVLMHVRHEAPYVLTALSTLGSLACAAALPAIAAPRGGGHPPAERVGLLDSARQAAKVLGTSRSLGPLMVQGVAVFTLARICQVNLFQPLLLEKDLPVADHGAVLSAMTVAEAVGAARTGWLRSRLSDTTVVSVLSVVMALTLAATTLSGGLGTILWLCVFAAAVGLAYPVQRNLINAAIPPTPYRATLLSVESIIDRGVCALVALAVGAYLAADRLDALLVHAAAGTCLLLLVVGVVLGRLRRGGVRPAAGQP
- a CDS encoding PEP/pyruvate-binding domain-containing protein: MTNAGTITAAPSPRGAAVDTLLTLPLFEQLAGMLGGHPYVKVVVDRDQGLWHVLDSAVHSFHVNYIATEIQGLTLEQLDTELDRFNHDVYQDPARRFLLGVLSLHSRGGPERDEPFMVLETTEADTMGADLLIEFHAFVRAHLDPALELLVKPANHGQENALAAVPETVVPRARGHALLATAPFVPLTLASATGRLRAFASGEEYMAARADLTWYDIVAMPVVPDDIPRLAGLINAQPTTPLSHTNMLAAGWDIPNAIVRGVLDTIADEKLDGAWVRYEVTVDGFVIERAEEPSDLAEPTWHTQRVRLDAPHVTDVPLVPLSALRTGDRNRYGTKAANLGELHHVLRHGSGRLTGYYSVPRPPRADLLGHLAARLGMPDDGDLAQHAGEFLTRHVQAPTGIAVPFSVQQRFLDSSSAVQQSIGKLKMALELDSMDAVDTVCLQLQHLVRTLPVPEDLVRALDTQLVEHLAGTGRFAVRSSSNAEDLPGFSAAGIYESHTKVTDLPGLLDAIRQVWASLLSPRSVRLRHQAGISLDDTYMGVIVQRFEPSPLGGVMVTCNPTNRADFRNVYLNCAHGSTADVVDGRTMPLQYLYNTVEGGGRTISLGAATEDLAQDTRAHLGRLALAGRLLQSHFATDYTFAGPLDIEWLLGPGGALHILQLRPYSA
- a CDS encoding transglycosylase family protein, with protein sequence MNASGANAAAVHSEPNRDWDAIARCESGGNWRANTGNGHYGGLQFTQSSWNAAGGRKYAPRADLATKAEQIATARRLAEIQGMGAWTCAHRR
- a CDS encoding DUF5133 domain-containing protein, which translates into the protein MRRPSDRSPGERQPPMLMAHPAVLPGLVDRYWALSVLDAAEGDSPVRKEIEDVERALCVATGTTDVHAALIAARHHLPGTGTLDDSVLASS